In the genome of Musa acuminata AAA Group cultivar baxijiao unplaced genomic scaffold, Cavendish_Baxijiao_AAA HiC_scaffold_777, whole genome shotgun sequence, one region contains:
- the LOC135663975 gene encoding NAD(P)H-quinone oxidoreductase chain 4, chloroplastic produces MFRWYAICICSLELLLTTYVFCYHFQLDDPLTQLEEDLKWIDVFDFHWRLGIDGLSIGPILLTGFITTLATLAAWPVTRNSRLFYFLMLAMYSGQIGLFSSRDLLLFFMLWELELIPVYLLLSMWGGKKRLYSATKFILYTAGGSIFLLIGVLGMGLYGPNEPTLDFSKLTNQSYPVALEIILYFGFLIAYAVKSPIIPLHTWLPDTHGEAHYSTCMLLAGILLKMGAYGLIRINMELLPHAHSIFSPWLVIVGTIQIIYAASTSLGQRNLKKRIAYSSVSHMGFTIIGIGSITGMGLNGAILQILSHGFIGAALFFLAGTSCDRIRLVYLDEMGGVSIPMPKLFTMFSSFSMASLALPGMSGFVAELLVFFGIITSPKYLLMPKMLITFVMAIGMILTPIYLLSMLRQMFYGYKLFNVPNSNFADSGPRELFVSICIFLPVIGIGIYPDFVLSLSVDRVQAILSNYFHR; encoded by the coding sequence atgtttaggtGGTATGCTATATGTATATGCTCGTTGGAACTCCTTCTAACAACCTATGTTTTCTGTTATCATTTCCAATTGGACGATCCATTAACCCAATTGGAGGAAGATTTAAAATGGATAGATGTTTTTGATTTTCACTGGAGACTGGGAATCGATGGGCTTTCCATAGGACCTATTTTACTGACAGGATTTATCACCACTTTAGCTACCTTAGCGGCTTGGCCAGTTACTCGAAATTCGCGATTGTTCTATTTTCTCATGTTAGCAATGTACAGCGGTCAAATAGGATTATTTTCTTCTAGAGACCTTTTACTTTTTTTCATGCTGTGGGAGTTAGAATTAATTCCTGTTTATTTACTTTTATCCATGTGGGGGGGAAAGAAACGTCTCTACTCGGCCACAAAGTTTATTTTGTACACTGCGGGGGGCTCCATTTTTCTCTTAATAGGAGTTCTAGGTATGGGTTTATATGGCCCTAATGAACCCACAttagatttttcaaaattaactaatcaatcatatcctgtggcattggaaataatattatattttggatTCCTTATTGCTTATGCTGTCAAATCGCCGATTATACCCCTACATACGTGGTTACCAGATACCCATGGAGAAGCACATTACAGTACATGTATGCTTCTAGCTGGAATCTTATTAAAAATGGgcgcatatggacttattcggatcaaTATGGAATTATTACCCCACGCTCATTCTATATTTTCTCCCTGGTTGGTAATAGTGGGAACGATTCAAATAATCTATGCAGCTTCAACCTCTCTCGGTCAAcggaatttaaaaaaaagaatagcctattcctctgtatctcacatgggtttcacaattataggaattggttctataaccggaatgggactcaacggtgccattttacaaatactctctcatggatttattggtGCTGCGCTTTTTTTCTTGGCAGGAACGAGTTGTGATAGAATACGTCTTGTTTATCTCGACGAAATGGGGGGGGTATCGATCCCAATGCCAAAACTATTTACCATGTTCAGTAGTTTTTCGATGGCTTCTCTTGCATTGCCAGGAATGAGTGGTTTTGTTGCGGAATTATTAGTATTTTTTGGAATAATTACTAGTCCAAAATACCTTTTAATGCCAAAAATGCTAATTACTTTTGTAATGGCAATTGGAATGATATTAActcctatttatttattatctatgttacgtcagatgttctatggatacaagctaTTCAATGTTCCAAACTCTAATTTTGCGGATTCTGGACCACGAGAACTATTTGTTTCAATCTGTATCTTTCTACCCGTAATAGGTATTGGTATTTATCCGGATTTCGTTCTCTCGCTATCAGTTGACAGGGTGCAAGCTATCCTATCTAATTACTTTCATCGATAG